A segment of the Ipomoea triloba cultivar NCNSP0323 chromosome 1, ASM357664v1 genome:
ACATATTGTTAAGCGTTTAATATGACAATTGATATCAGAGCAGGTTACgagtatataagtataaagaaataataaagTTGTGTATGTACAATTTGcaaagatttatttatttatttacttagttTTGGAGTGTGTTATCGAGTATTAGACTTTTGGATCATGTCATTGtggattttaatttgaaaaattttaaaataatttgttgcATATTACACTTGTACCTTTATTTTTTGAAGCGAGGTTAGTTTAATTAAGTTTCGATCAGGTCTTATGTAAGAACAACTCTCCTAAGAGTGTTGCTATAATGTTTATAGATTCGAATCCAAACCCTTTTAAGTAAAATTGGGGTTATGGCCATTCGAGgtgaatcaaaatcaaaatcttttATGTAAGATTTGTGGCCAATTTTCTTTAGAGTGTAAGGTCTATGTCACATAGACGATAATAATTTTGCACCtttattgcaataattatattatcGACCTAGGtacatataaaaaaatgttagatacataaaaatactatcgcatgtatataaaaattctACTAACAGTATTAAATCTATGTACCTACAATAGTGAATTTATGTACTTACATTAGTGAATTGTACTTCTATTAGTGaatttatgaactaaatttttgtacttaaaataataactttacGTAcctataaattcattttttaaaaactatcaATATAAGTACTATTTAAAATATCTTAATtagaacttttaaaaatattttttttatgttttttttttgaaatacttatcattcttaataatgtaatatatgttctatattttatcaaatttttaaatccaaagaagaagaaacaaaattaagaaggtaagttttcaaaaataaaaaataaaaaaattaagaaggtAAAAATTTTTTACTCTTCCGAACCACGATCGATATATATAACTATTGTATTGAACAggagttttattaattatttatctttGTTTTATTGGCACATGGAAAATGACGtattaaaaatgataataattaaaaaaaaaaacgaaggaTAAACTATTTATGTGGGAATGACGATCGCGAAAGTGAGACATTGACACcgacattatttatatttacttgggttaaaatattgaatttaatttcTATGAGTTGTGATgattgttaataaaataaatcattcagaaaaaaatacttttactGTTAAAGTGTTTTTCACTCCTCTTAGTTGTTTTAGTTTATGGAACAATAGAATAGTTTAAGATCTAGTTCAGACGATCTTATTATATACAGTTGTATTTGCATTAGATTGGGTTTGTATTATAGAAAGGTCTTAGTTCAGAAGGCGAAGATGAAGACCAGGCGTGAACCAGATATGAAGAAGAGTTCAAGTTAAAGTCCAAGGCAGTTATCTGTTAGAGCAAAATCTAGGGCTCTTATAAAAGCCCTCCATCTATATGCATACATGATTGATGATTTCCAAATATACTAATATGCATATTCAATATTCTTTCAATGGCCTATCTTAGATATTAAACGGAGCAACTTGATGAATCTGATTCAATTCAAGTTGATTGATGCTTGATGATTAAAGGTCGTCAACCACAATAGCAACTCAGGAGAGTAGCAGTTGAGGGGGGCGTCAACTTGTAAAGATTGGGAAATCTTGCACCATCTCTTCAATCTCTTCAAGAAACTTCAACATTGTATGAAGGCTGAGGTTCAACTAGCTCTGGAAATTTGAAGTGTTCTCTCTTTAACAATTGTTTGGTAATATCACTCAGTTGATTATTGAATGAAGAGTTGAGCTAATCATATTGTGATgcccccagatgtaggaatgGTTATTCCGATCTGGGTTATCAAACCTACCGTATTCTTGTGCATACTTTACTTTCTTCTTGATTTACCTTTACATGTTAAACACACCAATGCACCCGATTTGAACTAGCTAGTTCATTGATTGTGTCAAGTTAAGCCTATTACACATCTCTTTTGACTTAGCTATTTACGTTTAAGTTTGTATTAAGTTACTGCATACGAGAAACttcacttggtatcagagcaggttTCAAGAACCTCTTTCttgatataattacaatttcatttgataatataaaaacaaatgtgagacaatatctttttgagatgaattgtaattttatttacagAGCTCCGTTAAGACTTGACGACAACCGTTTCTTTATTTAATGAAACAGTCGCGTTTtgggaccatggtccacaatgtagtggaaattttatttatttttcttacatGATATCAACTTTACCACTCAACTACCAAACTTTCATTAGCTAAATAAGTAAATACTTATCTTTTTCTCTTAAATTTCTTTTCTTCCTCAAGTTTTTGCCGTTCAAAATATGATATGTATAGTGACAACAGATTTTCCAGTAAATTTAAAAGTACTcagtatatatatgatatggcATCTCTGACATCTTCCTCAGTCCGATTCAACCATGACAAACCCGATTAAAGAAAACCGATTTTGATACATAGAAGTTAAGTTATGCGCTCTGTGTTTGAAGAATCCGAAGATGTTTGGAGATGAATCCTTTGTACCAGGAGGCAGACAGCTTAGGAATCCTTCGAAGAGTGGAGTAATCAACATGGAAGAGTCCAAATCTTAAGGTGTATCCATCTGACCACTCAAAGTTGTCCAGCAATGACCAAGCAAAGTACCCTCTTACATCTGCACCTTTCCTGATTATCACagcattatataataattattgaccCAAAACACATGTTAGTTTACTAATGATGGGGTGGTATTCTTTTCCTTAGTGGGGACGTACAGGGATAGGGAATGAGGTAGGGTTGTGGGCCCGGACGAGGACGTTTGCTCATATGGGTAGTTTAGTTGGTATGGACACAATATCAAGATCGATCTGATAGTCGAAGTGTGAGAGTTACACTTAATACGGTAGGATCAGTGTGGATACTAGGCGCTGTGCCTTGTACCTAAGAGGCAACTGAATCAGTGTCATTATTTACTCATCTACTATTCTGTCAGGGCCAGAGTGTGGAAGCTCTTGGGATGAGGAAATTTTGTCTTCTCTTGGGATGAGagaattttgtcttttgtggcCAGCAGGTGTATTCTTTTCCgttcccttgactatagtataattttctaaattaataagtgttttggttttgttgaatCACTACCTTATTGCTTCTGCCAGGGAAGTCAAGTAGCCCTTCATGTACTCCACTCTTTTGAAATCATTGAGTGAAGAAGCCACTACTGTAGATGAGTTGGGATTATTATCCAAATCTCCAAAGCCTGCAAGAACATTTTGTTATGGAGATTAATTCGAACAAATTGAAAATTAGAGACTAAATCGACAGTTGCAAAACAATTGACGGACCAAAATAGTGATTTTTCGTAAATTATTTTCACCAACCATTTTCTGTGATGAACATTGGTATGTTGTTGTATCTTTCCTTTATGTATGTCACAATCTCTTCCATTCCTTGAGGGTACACAAAGAGCCAGTCGACCGCGGTCTATGATCATAGGAAAATCCCATAAGTGtattaagcatataatatataacatataaatgtGTAGTCTCATAGTCGGCCTAATCTTTTAAACGAGATACATACAGCTTCGCCGATTAGGACACCATCTTTGCTTGGAGTCCTGAGATACCTGCCCTCAGTTTTGGTGACTCCTGGCCCTTGTTCACATGCAGAGAATATGCAATCTTTAGCATAGAAACTGGTGTAGTGGTTGATCCCAATGAAGTCCACTCCATTTCTCATCATTCTCAGATCATCCTTTGAGAATGTTGGCAATCCAGACCCAAGAATTTGTCTCATTTCTGCAGGGTACTTGCCAAATATAATAGGATTCAAGAACCTGCAATTACAATTTGTGATAAGTAGAGCAATTTTCTCCCCATTTTTATACTCTGTTTTGGGTTTTGGAAGCTTTCTGTGATGCAGATAAAGTGCAATGGAATCAAGAAAGGTGCAAAATTTGGGGGCAATCGGGCCAAGCCAAGCTGGTCTGGTTATTGGTTTGGTAACTACAAGATTCCAAGTTTGACTTTTTGTGGGAGTGGcgttcttgatttgagtcggtcagctatAGTTATGGGaaacctaagctgatttacctctttgtggtcATTTATCAACTAGGGTCACAAGAGGGGGTTCATCCTCGGATAGTGACTACAGGTTTCTCTTGTCATCCAACAAAAGAATGGTGCTAAAATTTGGATGACCCGCCAAGTTGGTCAAGCCATTGACTTGATAAGCACAACGTTCTAAGTTCAACTCCTAACGGGATGGCTTATTGACCTTTTTGGCTCCTTCAGATAGTGACGACAGGTTTTCCCAtcgttaaaaataaataaataaataaaagaaaagagaatgGTGCAAAAATTTCACCAGTTTGTTAAGAAGGATTGAGCTCTCTTAGCTGCAGATTTGTCTTCTGAGGAATTGCTGAAAGGCTCAAACCATGCTGTGTACATAACTATCCCAATGCTACCTCCCTGTGTTCCCTGAAAGCCACCAAAGATCGAATCAATTCCTCCCCGAGAGGACTTATGTGACACTAAGTTGAGACAGAACGCATCTTTTTTCAACCATCTAATTAATACGTACCTGATACTTGGTCTTGTAAATGCTGGTTGCAGCAGCATGGGAGAGGATCATGTTGTGGGCAGCCACGAAAGGCTCTGTCTCCGAATCGCCTGCTTCACAGCTCCCAAAGGAGCCCGAGCAGCGCGATGGAGGGTAAATCCCCGACCTATATCCCCGAATGGCGACGATATTAGGCTCATTGAATGTTGCCCAGTGCTTAACTCTGTCCCCAAAGTATCTGAAGCATATGTCTGCATAATAGCTGAAATCCTCCCTGATGAACAACGTTCGACCTAATTTAGTCCAAAATGTTCGACCGAAATAGGATAGTCCTAGGATGTATATATGTAACCAGATAAAGAAGCTAGAATGCATACTGGATTTTGGGACTTAGCCACCCTCCATATCTGTCTTCCAGTTCTTGAGGGATGTCATAGTGACTTAATGTGACAAATGGTTGTATCCCTGCAATTAGTCATCCTGTTCAGATTGTTTAATTGCAGCAAAACTAAACTGTGCGATTAAGGTTGtgttttttaacataaaaacaCAATGATTTTCTTAAAAATGATTGTCTTTTATGTGTCACAGACAACGGTTTTGAGGTACAGAAGTAACCTTTGTGCATTAGGGCATCAATCAGCCTGTTGTAGTGCCTGATTCCAGCTTTATTTACATGCCCAAGTTTCCCCTCTGAATCAAAATTGGATTAATAGTTATTGATATGATAATGATAGAGCAGGAACATATAAATGGAATTATGGTAATATCAGAAATGGATTTGGAGCATACTAGGAAGAATTCTTGACCATGATATCGAAAACCGATAACTATTGACACCCAAGTTTGTCATGAGATCAATGTCCTCCTGTAATCATGAAAAACCAGTCACTTTATTAAAGTTGTAATGATTAAGGAAAACGATAGAGTTACTTGATAACGATATCGCATAAGGTGATAACTTATGATTGATTGATTATCTTCCcaatctgttcatagctactttgtcaaccaaatgaagcacaaagagccaatatttGCTGTACTGAGACTCGAATCCACCCCCTTTCATgtggagtgcaaccgggtgttACTAGACCACAGGACAATTACAGTATGTTATATTATACTctatgtctcattttacctattttactattcattagtcaaatcaatttttttcttctttgcttattttctttagtattatttaattattttaaatttgaattttttatatgtaatagtatttttaatgttgtttctaaatatataaattttttatactaatattaaacttaatatgaaaaaaaattgatttaaaaacaACTTCAATTAGGTCTCATTGACCAAACTAAACCAATGTTGCAGAAGGTGTTAAACCCTAGTTGGGTGCCTAGGTGTTGCCTAGACGCTGCCTAGGCGGCCGAGTAATATGAGCATATCGTCTCCGCCTTTTCCACTTAGGGATGAGAGTTGTTTAGAATATTATAATCACCTAAACTAGTAAACTACATATGTTAGTTGAGTACATGACCAGAGGAATATAGAAGAGGAGTAAccaagaaagtaaaaaaaaaaaaactattctaTAGAATTGAATGCAAACTCGACCGAGTTAGGCACTGAATAAGTCGAGTCAGACGTCTAGTTGGCCAGCCGATTAAAAGCCATCTAACCCTGAAATTGCCTCGACTTAGGAATGTCTAAACCGATTTTTACACCGAACTAAACGTATAAAACACGGCCGAGGAAGTTGtagatattttatattattgatgcAACGAAATTGGCTTTAGACAGGATATGATGGCATATTTGACTAATGATTGAGGATGTAACCCGTGAAATATGATGTATGGGCCCAACAGAAGAGATGATGGGAATCAAAAGAGAATAAAAGGACAAAACATTAGGTAAATATAGCATAATTCTTTCTTTAAGTTTTTTTCGATCCAAACGATAAATTATTGCTTCACAAATAAAGACATAATAACGATGATACTGATCAATAATAAATCTAAAGATGCACATTTTTTGTTGGAGTGGTTGGAATTGGAAAATTTTAAGGAAATTAGGTAATGActaataaaaaagaatgaaacTACCATAGAATTTTTGTGTGGTCATTAGGNGATAAAAATATTAAGATAATAATGTAATCCATTTATATCCATTTTCCACAATAAATCAAGAGTAACTAAATATGATGGTAATCAACCCAACATTAAGGGATCGGAATCATTTTCTCCTCGTTTCCTATTATAATTACTCTTCTCACAAAGCACACACTATTAAATTAGTGGGTAGTGCTATAGAGGTTATTCACAAATGCCGACGCCACTATATCAGCGGTTATAGATTCCAATTCCTTGATTCGTAATTCTAACCACAAACCATTTTGTCTTCCAGGAGCGGTGGAATCACATTTCTCCTTTGTCTTAGCTATCTCTCCAGGAATGGACCTTTTCAACATCATAATGGATTCCTTGGAAGGCTCCTCCACTGAACTGTTGATGAAAACATTCGCGAGGGAACTAACCACCTTGTTTGTAATTGCCCAACAACTCTTCAAGTCTTGGGCATCTTTTATGCTCAAAGACTTATCAGAAtttatcttcttctccaaagCCTCAAAAGCTTTAGCTTTGTTGTGGACTTCCTTTATGACGACCGCCACCGTTTTTCTCCTATCGCAAGTAGCGAGCAAGGCAGCTCTATGACCGAGCAAATTGTGAGCACAAAATGTGACAATGAGGCGACGCGGGCCGAGGACTTCCCTGCATTTCTTCATAACTATGGCTTCGGTGGAGGGAGGAGATGGATGGTTAGCAACAACAGTAGTAGCAACCGTGAATGCCAAGGCAAGAATAAGGAGGATAGAGGGAAGGGCAGTGGCGGTGGCCATGTTATTAGATAGATGAGTTATTTAAGTGTGGCCAAGAAGAGATAATAATATGTGGAGAATGGGTGATTTTGCATACATGGGATTATGGAGTTTAAATAGAAAAGATATCCAAGATAGAGAAACAAAGATGCACATTTTTTGTTGGAGTGGTTGGAATTGGAAAATTTTAAGGAAATTAGGTAATGACTAATGAAAAGAATGAAACTACCATAGAATTTTTGTGTGGTCATTAGGAGAAATATAATACATCATATCCCACATGATGAAATATTAGAAATAAATGGATacgttttaattaatttatcttatatatatatatatatatatatatatatttgtttatttgaaaTACTCATGACTCTTGATTTATATGAANatatatatatatatatatatatatatatatatatatatatatatatatatatatatatatatatatatttgtttatttgaaaTAGTCATGACTCTTGATTTATATGAAACTAACTACTAAAACTTATTAAAAAGTTGTCATACATCTTGGTTAAAAAATCTATCatatattactttaaaatttaacttttttgtttacaatgtaaatgtcaaagtcgacacctaaaaaaaataagaaaaaaaaaaaactagcaacCTCTTTATGGTCACACTTGTGTCATGAATCTGTGAGACATGTTTAGTCAatatggaaatgtaatacttatactgaaaaatataatactaattaggaataaaatatttcttacttttaatacttttgaaaaaaatataataatttaacattttgatataaaagtattacatttttcaacgAAAGTATTACagtttcccttataagtaatgttagtAAGTGTTTGTTAATTACTTACCTTAGATTGAGTAGATGTGTGCATTGATGTAGTAGTTTGCATGTGAGACAGATCaagtcaatatgaaaatataatacttatattgaaaatgataaTGCTAATCAGGAATATAGagtttaatttgttacttataagggaaattaaagcgtaatacttttgatcaaaaatataatacttttacattttttttcataaagtattacatttttttttcattaaaattttacattctaagtaatgttggcaagtgattgttacttataagagaaaatataatatttatgagaaaaaatttaataattttaaatcaaaatgtaaaagtattacatttttctccaaaagtattacactttctcacgcatataagtaatataaacattttattcttcattaATATTACATTCTTCATCTTGACCGGAGTTGTTTTATGGACAATAATTCGTGTCTatgcacacaaatttttgcctacaATATATTGTTCATTGTATTGTATATAatctaaatattaattaatactttaatatttaaaaaatagtacaagCTATGCATATGATTAAAACATCATTATATCTAGCTTGTGATTAAAACATCATTATATCAATCCAatcattgtatatataaattaaaatgtatatttttaaaaaattatatattaaaatatagtatgCAATGTAAtacaaacattttctttttaaaatttttttttttttgaagatagcCCCGTAGCCCTCCAAGCAACCACATGGGGTGGGTTAAGACCAATGAAATTTGGCTAATGGGCCGGCACACCCCTACTTATGCCATGCTTCAATAGCAATTATtgcatgctatatatatatatatatatatatatatatatatatatatatatatatataggggatgCTTCAATAGCAATTTTTNACTTTTTTGTTTACAATGTAAATGTCAAAGTcgacacctaaaaaaaataagaaaaaaaaaaaactagcaacCTCTTTATGGTCACACTTGTGTCATGAATCTGTGAGACATGTTTAGTCAatatggaaatgtaatacttatactgaaaaatataatactaattaggaataaaatatttcttacttttaatacttttgaaaaaaatataataatttaacattttgatataaaagtattacatttttcaacgAAAGTATTACagtttcccttataagtaatgttagtAAGTGTTTGTTAATTACTTACCTTAGATTGAGTAGATGTGTGCATTGATGTAGTAGTTTGCATGTGAGACAGATCaagtcaatatgaaaatataatacttatattgaaaatgataaTGCTAATCAGGAATATAGagtttaatttgttacttataagggaaattaaagcgtaatacttttgatcaaaaatataatacttttacattttttttcataaagtattacatttttttttcattaaaattttacattctaagtaatgttggcaagtgattgttacttataagagaaaatataatatttatgagaaaaaatttaataattttaaatcaaaatgtaaaagtattacatttttctccaaaagtattacactttctcacgcatataagtaatataaacattttattcttcattaATATTACATTCTTCATCTTGACCGGAGTTGTTTTATGGACAATAATTCGTGTCTatgcacacaaatttttgcctacaATATATTGTTCATTGTATTGTATATAatctaaatattaattaatactttaatatttaaaaaatagtacaagCTATGCATATGATTAAAACATCATTATATCTAGCTTGTGATTAAAACATCATTTTATCAATCCAatcattgtatatataaattaaaatgtatatttttaaaaaattatatattaaaatatagtatgCAATGTAAtacaaacattttctttttaaaatttttttttttttgaagatagcCCCGTAGCCCTCCAAGCAACCACATGGGGTGGGTTAAGACCAATGAAATTTGGCTAATGGGCCGGCACACCCCTACTTATGCCATGCTTCAATAGCAATTATtgcatgctatatatatatatatatatatatatataggggatgCTTCAATAGCAATTTTtgcatgctatatatataggggattGGAAACCACCGAGTATAATGGAGTTGATTACCTTGAGTTTAGATATTTTGTGAATTTGTGTCTTGCTAGGGAGACGAGGCTAATTTTTCTCAGGGAGAGACTTGTGAATTTATAAGTTTGCCGCTTTATTTCACGAATTATTCTATAACTTCGTCCAAGAATTAGAAGtggtttctaaatatataaattttgtatattaatattaaacttaatattataaaatgtgacaaagtgagtaataattatatatatatattgttatagaAGAGAGATAATAGTCAAAATATTTAACTTGATattgatatacaattacatcttatacaaaacaataaattaattaaaatatatcacCCACAAAGATATAATGGAGTGGTGATTTATTGGTCTTTTTTTTACTATTGTACACTCGGGAGAAATTGAAATAATTGTAGTAAAAGTCTCTTGGCATTGAAGAATGAAGAGGGAAATGTAGTCAAAATATatactcatcatcatccttctcCCAACCCTATGAAAGTCATCatcatttatgtttatttgATATACATTAGTTTAATaaacttatttattattattattatttgccgTAAACCCTCTGACATCTTTGTTCCGAGATATTTCAATTCCCCCATTCTAAATTACTTTTATCCAAAATTTCTTCTGCGGGTTACTTCAA
Coding sequences within it:
- the LOC116031948 gene encoding beta-glucosidase 47-like, which translates into the protein MTNLGVNSYRFSISWSRILPKGKLGHVNKAGIRHYNRLIDALMHKGIQPFVTLSHYDIPQELEDRYGGWLSPKIQEDFSYYADICFRYFGDRVKHWATFNEPNIVAIRGYRSGIYPPSRCSGSFGSCEAGDSETEPFVAAHNMILSHAAATSIYKTKYQGTQGGSIGIVMYTAWFEPFSNSSEDKSAAKRAQSFLTNWFLNPIIFGKYPAEMRQILGSGLPTFSKDDLRMMRNGVDFIGINHYTSFYAKDCIFSACEQGPGVTKTEGRYLRTPSKDGVLIGEATAVDWLFVYPQGMEEIVTYIKERYNNIPMFITENGFGDLDNNPNSSTVVASSLNDFKRVEYMKGYLTSLAEAIRKGADVRGYFAWSLLDNFEWSDGYTLRFGLFHVDYSTLRRIPKLSASWYKGFISKHLRILQTQSA